A stretch of DNA from Candidatus Deferrimicrobium sp.:
AGCCGATTGAAGGCGCCGGTGTCCACGACCGCGCACCCCGCCAGGAAGGCGGCGAATGCCCCGATCAGCGGGAAAACGACCGCGTATCGCGCCACCCCGGTCACCTTACTTCAGTACGAAGTGCGCGCGGCGGTTCTTCGCCCACGCTTCCTCGTTGTGACCCGGATCCAGCGGCTTTTCCTTGCCGAAGCTGACCGTTGAGAGCGCCCCCTTTGAAACGCCGAGGGACACGAGGTAGCTCATGACGGCCGCCGCGCGACGTTCGCCCAGCGCCATGTTGTATTCCGCGGTGCCGCGCTCGTCGCAATGCCCCTCGATCAGAAGCTTCGCCTTGGGATTTTTCTTCATGTAGTTGGCCACGACCTGGGATGTCTTGCGGCCGTCCTCTTTTACTTCCGACTTATCGAAGTCGAACCGGACGTCGTCGAACTGCGAAGGCTTTTCCTCGGTGACCGCGACTCCAGGCGCCTCCGCGGGCGGCGCCGGGGCGACCTTCACGGGGGGAGGGGGCGCCTCCTTCACGGGCGCTTCGCCGGGCGCGGCCGCTCCCGGAGCACCCTGGGCGCCTTCGGACTTCACCGTCTGCTTCTTAGCGCACCCCACCGCCACAAGGGCCGCAACGGACAACACCAACACGGCCCACTTCCAGGAACGTGTACCCTTCATTCTCTTCCCCTCCTTATGGTGTATGAATCCGGGCGCGTGAGCGCCCTCCAATCTACCGTCCGGGCGACCAGGCGGGTGAACCGACGTCCCCCAGGCCGGATACTAGGATCCGTTGCCTCCGGCCATCCGTTGAGATGATTTTGAGGGCAGAATAGCCCCTTTTCCTGTACGTGTAAACCAAGGAGCGGCCGTCGGGAGAAAAAGACGGGTCTTCGCAATCGCCATCCGCAGCGGACGCGACCTCCCGGGTGCCGGTTCCGTCGGGTGCGACGGTCATTACGACGAACCTCCCACCGGACCGGGCGGTGTAGGCAATGCGGTCTCCCGCCGGGGACCAAGACGGTGACGTCGCGTAGCCGGTCCCGCTGGAGATCCGCGTCTCTCCGCCGACTCCGATCGTCTTCACGTAGACCTGCGGTGAACCGCTGCGGTCGGAGACGAAGGCCATCCGCCGCCCGTCGGGGGACGGCGAGGGGGATACCTCGAGCCCCCACCCTTCCGCCACCTTCTCCACGGCGCCCCCGACCACCCGGACCCGGTAGATGTCGGAATTGCCTGCCTGGCTCACCCCCGCGTAGAGCCATACCCCGTCGGGCGAGAACCCCCCGGGGGCCTTCGACCCGCCGAACCGGATGACCTCCTTCTCCGCCCCGGTCGAAACGTTGCGCAGGTAGACGATGGGCGCGCCGGTGCGGTAGGAGGTGTACGCCAGCCATTGTCCATCGGGGGACCAGCGGGGAAAGAGGTTGTAGCTGCGGTTGTCCGTGACCTTGCGTAGAACCTGCCCGTCCATTCCCACGAGGTAGAGTTCCTTCCCCCTGGACTTCCCCGAGCGCGCGGTGAACGCGATCTCGGTCCCGAAGACGCCCCGGACCCCGGTGAAGGTGTATACGATCTCGTTGGCGAACCGGTGCACGATGGAGCGGAGCTGGGCCGGAGTGCCGGTGTACCGCTTCCCGACCAGGAGCGTCCCCTGCGTGGCGTCGTAAAG
This window harbors:
- the pal gene encoding peptidoglycan-associated lipoprotein Pal, translated to MKGTRSWKWAVLVLSVAALVAVGCAKKQTVKSEGAQGAPGAAAPGEAPVKEAPPPPVKVAPAPPAEAPGVAVTEEKPSQFDDVRFDFDKSEVKEDGRKTSQVVANYMKKNPKAKLLIEGHCDERGTAEYNMALGERRAAAVMSYLVSLGVSKGALSTVSFGKEKPLDPGHNEEAWAKNRRAHFVLK